A window of the Paralichthys olivaceus isolate ysfri-2021 chromosome 5, ASM2471397v2, whole genome shotgun sequence genome harbors these coding sequences:
- the ern1 gene encoding serine/threonine-protein kinase/endoribonuclease IRE1, with protein sequence MDWTVSSRALVWCILLALLCCAGLPQKGFCSAGTVSLPESLLFVSTLDGNLHAVNKKSGSIKWTLKEDPVLQVPTHVAEPAFLPDPNDGSLYSLGGKNSEGLTKLPFTIPELVQASPCRSSDGVLYTGKKQDLWYVVDLLTGEKQQTLTSSFAEMLCPSSSLLYLGRTEYTITMYDTKSRELRWNATYSDYASTLPDDDTKYKMAHFVSNGDGLVVTVDSESGDVQWVQNYNSPVVAMYIWQREGLRKVPHTNVAVETLRYLTFMSGEVGRITQWKYPFPKEKKPKNKFMATLYVGKYSTSLYASPSLVHDGVTVVPRGSTFPMLEGPNSKETEEDKECVITPSTSVKFKPALREQNRINFMRNYLLLIGHHETPPEAHTKILEKFPDSFPRNQGNVIPPTTDKKVEEKVNDSGMDDGPPSPLPETSIQEPGAGGRTVRPEAPMDSMLKDMATIIFSTFLLAGWVAFVITYPQSVNKQQQLQHKEFQRQMEERLDLLQRQQPFPPADVGLAPDSDYLEVARTRSECSDHSSPNVTPRASNHSNLSVSELGSSANEHEDGEEDSNVVRVGNITFHPKEVLGHGAEGTIVYKGQFDNRPVAVKRILPECFSFADREVQLLRESDEHPNVIRYFCTERDRQFQYIAIELCAASLQEYVERKDFDRHGLEPVMLLQQTMSGLAHLHSLNIVHRDLKPHNILVSMPNAHGRVRAMISDFGLCKKLAVGRHSFSRRSGVPGTEGWIAPEVLSEDCKDNPTCAVDIFSAGCVFYYVVSLGSHPFGKSLQRQANILLGTYSLDHLQTDKHGDIVARDLIEQMLSMEPHHRPSAESVLKHPFFWSLEKELQFFQDVSDRIEKELLDGPIVRQLERGGRAVVKGDWREHITVPLQTDLRKFRSYKGGSVRDLLRAMRNKKHHYRELPAEVQETLGSIPDDFVSYFTSRFPHLLMHTYLAMWTCAPERPFLPYYSTAVQPAKTQAQYTYQGPQRQKEQCTQNLPTHTSPTVSETLEPSHSSQPVQVCQVTPAESVPSASPDEVVSSHMPVQTVRPEASAPSSDWHSQTVNSTFAPELQRESVQSEMHTLPNPPTLNNDPV encoded by the exons ATGGACTGGACGGTGAGCAGCCGGGCCCTGGTGTGGTGCATCTTGTTGGCGTTGCTCTGCTGCGCTGGTCTCCCACAAAAG GGGTTTTGCAGTGCCGGCACAGTTTCCCTCCCTGAAAGCCTGCTCTTTGTGTCCACCCTGGATGGAAACCTGCATGCTGTTAACAAGAAATCAGGCTCTATCAAATGGACTCTGAAAGAAG ATCCAGTTCTTCAGGTCCCCACACATGTGGCGGA GCCGGCGTTTCTGCCTGACCCAAATGATGGCAGCCTGTACTCTCTGGGAGGGAAGAACAGCGAAGGCCTCACA AAATTGCCATTCACTATCCCTGAGTTGGTCCAAGCTTCTCCCTGTCGCAGTTCTGATGGCGTCCTTTACACGG GTAAAAAGCAAGACTTGTGGTATGTGGTGGACCTGTTGACTGGTGAGAAACAACAGACCCTGACTTCATCCTTTGCTGAGATGCTGTGTCCCTCTTCATCCCTTCTTTATCTTGGACGCACAG AGTATACCATCACCATGTATGACACTAAGAGTAGAGAGCTGCGCTGGAATGCCACCTATTCAGACTATGCCTCCACCCTTCCTGATGATGACACTAAATACA AGATGGCTCATTTTGTGTCCAATGGCGACGGCCTTGTGGTGACTGTGGACAGTGAATCTGGAGACGTTCAGTGGGTTCAGAACTACAACTCTCCAGTGGTGGCCATGTACATCTGGCAGCGCGAGGGCCTCCGCAAAGTTCCCCACACAAACGTGGCTGTGGAAACCCTGCGTTACCTCACTTTCATGTCAGGAGAGGTCGGCCGCATCACGCAGTGGAAATACCCATTTCCAAAAGAGAAGAAGCCAAAGAATAAGTTCAT GGCCACTTTGTATGTGGGTAAATACTCTACCAGTCTGTacgcctctccctctctggtgCATGATGGAGTCACTGTGGTG CCTCGTGGCAGCACCTTTCCCATGCTGGAGGGTCCTAATAGCAAGGAAACTGAAGAGGACAAGGAGTGTGTCATCACACCCAGCACCAGTGTCAAGTTCAAACCTGCGCTTCGGGAGCAAAACCGCATCAACTTCATGAGGAACTACCTGCTGTTAATAG GCCATCATGAGACGCCCCCTGAAGCTCACACCAAGATCCTAGAGAAGTTCCCCGACAGCTTCCCTCGCAATCAAGGCAACGTCATCCCACCCACCACTGACAAGAAAGTAGAGGag AAGGTGAATGATAGTGGTATGGATGACGGCCCCCCTTCTCCTCTGCCTGAAACATCAATCCAAGAACCTGGGGCTGGTGGTCGCACCGTGCGTCCAGAAGCTCCCATGGACTCTATGCTCAAAGACATGGCCACAATCATCTTCTCCACCTTCCTACTGGCTGGATGGGTTGCCTTTGTGATCACCTACCCTCAA AGTGttaacaagcagcagcagctgcagcacaaggAGTtccagagacagatggaggaaaggTTGGACCTGCTCCAGAGACAGCAGCCGTTTCCCCCTGCAGACGTGGGATTGGCCCCAGACAGCGACTACCTGGAGGTGGCCCGCACTCGCTCAGAATGCTCAGACCACAGCAGCCCCAACGTCACCCCCCGGGCCTCCAACCACTCAAATCTATCTGTGTCTGAGTTGGGCAGTTCGGCCAATGAGCATGAAGATGGAG AAGAAGACTCCAACGTTGTCCGAGTGGGCAACATAACTTTTCATCCCAAAGAGGTCTTGGGTCATGGTGCTGAAGGTACCATCGTATACAA GGGTCAGTTTGACAACCGTCCAGTGGCAGTGAAGAGAATTCTCCCAGAGTGCTTCAGCTTTGCAGACAGAGAAGTTCAGCTGCTGAGGGAGTCGGACGAGCACCCAAATGTCATCCGCTACTTCTGCACCGAGAGGGACCGTCAGTTCCAGTACATCGCCATTGAGCTGTGTGCTGCTTCGCTTCAGGAG TATGTGGAGAGGAAAGATTTTGACCGTCATGGACTAGAGCCAGTTATGCTGCTTCAGCAGACCATGTCAGGACTGGCACATCTGCACTCTCTCAACATAG TCCACCGAGACCTGAAACCACACAACATCCTGGTGTCCATGCCCAATGCCCATGGTCGGGTCCGGGCCATGATTTCAGACTTTGGCTTGTGTAAGAAGCTCGCAGTGGGCCGCCACAGTTTCAGTAGACGGTCTGGGGTGCCAGGCACTGAGGGCTGGATCGCTCCTGAAGTTCTCAGTGAGGACTGCAAAGACAACCCG ACGTGTGCTGTAGATATCTTCTCTGctggttgtgtgttttactACGTGGTGTCTCTGGGAAGCCACCCTTTTGGCAAGTCTCTGCAGAGGCAAGCAAACATTCTGCTCGGGACCTACAGCCTCGATCATCTACAGACTGACAAACATG GGGACATTGTAGCCAGAGATCTAATAGAGCAGATGTTGAGCATGGAGCCCCACCACAGGCCCTCAGCTGAGAGCGTTCTCAAGCACCCTTTCTTCTGGAGCCTGGAGAAGGAGCTGCAATTCTTCCAG GATGTAAGTGACAGAATAGAAAAGGAACTGCTGGATGGACCAATCGTGAGACAgctggagagaggggggagggctGTTGTCAAGGGTGACTGGAGAGAGCACATCACAGTACCTCTGCAGACAG ATCTGCGTAAATTTCGCTCATACAAGGGTGGGTCGGTCAGAGACCTGTTGCGTGCAATGAGAAACAAG AAACACCATTACCGAGAGTTGCCTGCTGAGGTACAGGAGACTCTGGGCTCCATCCCAGATGACTTTGTCTCCTATTTCACCTCCCGCTTCCCCCACCTGCTAATGCACACCTACCTGGCCATGTGGACCTGTGCGCCTGAGAGGCCGTTCCTGCCTTACTACTCTACTGCAGTGCAGCCTGCAAAAACACAGGCCCAGTACACATACCAAGGGCCACAAAGACAAAAGGAGCAATGCACTCAAaacctgccaacacacacatcaccaacTGTCTCAGAGACCCTGGAACCTTCACATTCATCACAGCCAGTGCAGGTCTGTCAAGTAACGCCGGCTGAATCCGTACCCTCGGCATCACCAGATGAGGTTGTATCTTCACATATGCCAGTTCAGACAGTGAGGCCAGAAGCGTCAGCACCCTCATCTGACTGGCACAGTCAAACAGTGAACTCAACATTTGCCCCAGAGTTGCAAAGAGAATCAGTTCAGTCTGAAATGCACACACTGCCAAATCCTCCTACACTGAACAATGATCCAGTGTGA